The following are from one region of the Phycisphaerales bacterium genome:
- a CDS encoding YraN family protein, giving the protein MGRRDKLGPLGERAAARYLRRLGYRVLGRNLETRFGEADLLCRAPGGCIVVVEVKARRYRTGAPPPEAAVTLAKRQRLARILEHLVRTNGWESRPRRIDVIAVEFHSRRWRGPRPEIRHIENAVLRGGGVR; this is encoded by the coding sequence GTGGGTCGTCGTGACAAGCTGGGACCACTCGGAGAACGGGCCGCCGCTCGCTATCTGCGACGACTGGGCTATCGCGTACTCGGCCGGAATCTGGAGACTCGCTTCGGCGAAGCCGACCTTCTCTGCCGGGCGCCGGGTGGATGCATCGTGGTGGTCGAGGTGAAGGCGCGTCGGTACCGCACGGGCGCCCCACCACCCGAGGCTGCGGTCACGCTGGCCAAGCGCCAACGCCTGGCGCGAATCCTGGAACACCTCGTGCGGACCAATGGCTGGGAATCTCGCCCGCGGCGCATCGACGTGATTGCCGTCGAGTTCCACAGCCGACGCTGGCGAGGGCCGCGGCCCGAGATCCGCCACATCGAGAACGCCGTTCTCCGGGGGGGCGGTGTGCGCTAG
- a CDS encoding HAMP domain-containing sensor histidine kinase: MFKLAGAIFDRIRRLALADKALVLFGAALVLIIAIALGVAWLRMSALVTSGELQLSRQKVDSWRAAGEGAWPEPGEPTDRLGIVATWHTPASAERQAQDDPFLRRALNRFQREQNPKSELRDHSWKYQWRILTRTERTERYARAIRGPSTPPADPDQSATPGRLEGIITLERPAEGAAWLMAVNAIYLLNAGAAVLAVAVGLFYILLHRIILKPVEVLRRAADRVREGDMTHRVDVGTRDEFEELANAFNAMLSALQANEQRLRAAGSALESRVSELAEANKILFDANRLKSDFLANVSHELRTPLNSINGFAELLLEIAQSSEQGVAETPEQRAKRMRYLQYIHTAGRDLLEMINGLLEMAKLEAGRFELHVQPVSVPALCETLIGLVDPLAQRRHIELVQHVERDLPLIETDPKKLQQVVFNFLSNAVKFTGAPGSTGPMRVELRAERLSDASGQDRVRISVIDNGPGISPEDQERVFEKFTQVDASRTREHAGTGLGLAIAKELAGVLQCEIQLVSDMGRGSMFSVIVPLRLDLQIVEERRAEAQFRDRLAGRRDWSAPTGASPADEPGAIPTR, translated from the coding sequence ATGTTCAAGCTGGCAGGCGCCATCTTCGACCGCATCCGCCGGCTGGCGCTGGCCGATAAGGCGCTGGTCCTGTTCGGCGCCGCCCTGGTGCTCATCATCGCGATCGCGCTGGGCGTGGCCTGGCTCCGCATGAGCGCGCTCGTCACCAGCGGCGAACTCCAGCTCAGCCGTCAGAAGGTGGATAGCTGGCGTGCCGCCGGAGAGGGGGCCTGGCCCGAGCCCGGCGAGCCGACCGATCGTCTGGGCATCGTCGCCACCTGGCATACACCCGCCTCGGCCGAACGCCAGGCCCAGGACGATCCGTTCCTGCGTCGGGCCCTGAACCGATTCCAGCGAGAGCAGAACCCCAAGTCGGAACTGCGCGACCACAGCTGGAAGTACCAGTGGCGCATCCTGACGCGTACCGAACGCACGGAGCGATACGCCCGCGCCATCCGCGGCCCTTCCACGCCGCCCGCCGATCCGGATCAGTCTGCGACCCCCGGACGCCTGGAAGGCATCATCACCCTCGAGCGTCCGGCAGAGGGCGCCGCCTGGCTCATGGCGGTGAATGCCATCTACCTGCTCAACGCAGGTGCCGCGGTGCTCGCGGTGGCGGTGGGGCTGTTTTATATATTGCTGCATCGCATCATCCTCAAGCCGGTCGAGGTGCTCCGGCGTGCGGCCGACCGCGTACGCGAGGGAGACATGACCCATCGGGTGGACGTGGGCACGCGCGACGAGTTTGAAGAGCTAGCTAACGCGTTCAACGCCATGCTCAGCGCGTTGCAGGCCAACGAACAACGCCTCCGCGCGGCCGGAAGCGCCCTGGAGAGTCGCGTCAGCGAACTGGCCGAGGCGAACAAGATCCTCTTCGACGCCAACCGGCTCAAGAGCGACTTCCTGGCCAACGTCAGTCACGAGCTCCGCACGCCGCTGAACTCCATCAACGGTTTCGCCGAATTGCTGCTGGAGATTGCCCAGTCGAGCGAGCAGGGCGTCGCCGAAACGCCCGAACAGCGCGCCAAGCGCATGCGGTACTTGCAGTACATCCATACCGCCGGGCGCGACCTGCTGGAAATGATCAACGGCTTGCTCGAGATGGCGAAACTCGAGGCCGGCCGCTTCGAGCTCCACGTGCAGCCGGTCAGCGTTCCCGCGCTCTGCGAGACGCTCATCGGCCTGGTAGACCCGCTCGCCCAGCGCCGCCACATCGAGCTCGTCCAGCACGTGGAGCGCGACCTGCCGCTCATCGAGACCGACCCCAAGAAGCTCCAGCAGGTCGTGTTCAACTTCCTCTCCAACGCCGTCAAGTTCACCGGCGCCCCCGGTTCGACCGGGCCCATGCGTGTCGAGTTGCGGGCCGAACGGCTCTCCGATGCCAGCGGGCAGGATCGTGTTCGCATCAGCGTCATCGATAACGGGCCGGGCATCTCGCCCGAAGACCAGGAGCGCGTCTTCGAGAAGTTCACCCAGGTCGACGCGAGCCGCACGCGTGAGCATGCCGGCACCGGGCTGGGCCTGGCTATCGCTAAGGAACTGGCGGGCGTGCTTCAGTGTGAGATCCAGCTCGTGTCCGACATGGGGCGCGGCTCGATGTTCAGCGTCATCGTTCCGCTCCGGCTGGACCTCCAGATCGTCGAGGAACGCCGGGCCGAGGCACAATTCAGGGATCGCCTGGCGGGCCGCCGGGATTGGTCGGCTCCGACCGGGGCTTCGCCCGCCGATGAACCCGGCGCCATACCTACGCGCTAG